TATAGTCTATTGAACATACATGTACATGCATTTTAAATACAAGTTTAATAAATTGAGCTGCAAAtttaacccaatttaaaagaaaattttggcaaaaaatAACCCAAGAAGTTGCACACACTACAAAATAATCATGTTTTAAGGACTTTTTTAATGGGGTCATTTAACAAAATGACCCCACTTAAAAAGggaaacggatcctctccatttcaaaatccttcaattttctttatttagtgcattttgaaaggtagtgttgtccaaaaaattttaatgatgatagtgcattaaatgcaatacccttcaaaatgcactaaatagaggaaatgaagggattttgaaatggagatgatcattttccCTTAAAAAGATGGGGCATTTTAAATAGTAACCATTTTACTGTAGCAATGTCCCTTCTTGATCTGCGAACCCACCCCCTCTCCATCAATCTCTCGCCCTCTCTCAGCTAGGGGTGACAAAATGGGTTGGCGGGTCAACACGATTACGACCCGTAATGACCCACCACCCGATTAACCAAAATACGAACATGACCCGTTTAGATAAACGGGTTGAATTTTCAAATACGAACACGACATGaaaaataaccgggtaacccgacatgactagtttaacccatttaaaataatgggtcGTATCAAGTTAAAACGATTCGACACAACTTGTTTACTTAAACGATAACATGATCCGACacgtttgaatgaaaaataggaaaaataatgtaataataatatcaatgtCATTGAGATTCAATAGAATTCACAAATTATAACATGATAAAAAcattataattgaaattttttgagtggGTCTTGGTTTCTGGTGAAATGTGGGTTCGAGTTTCTTGCTTTGAATTCGAAAACTGAAGAAATAGGAGATGGATGCAAATCGCACATTTcattgttgttttttgttttaagtctCTGGGTTTGTtctgcgtttttttttttccctggatTTACACTTTACATGGTTAATTGtgtatttttgttaaaaaaaaaaaaaaaaaaattataatttttttttaaaaggggacGATTCTACAGTGCACTTCTCTTCTAAAAAGGGACGTGCATGGTTCACATGTCCACTTTTAAAAAGCGATGTTTACTTCAAAATGTCCTTTTTTAGGGacatttttttactatttaaacgTTCATAATTTTAATTCTAATCACTTTTGTTGAGACATTTGCAAAATGTCTTTATTTGGAGAAGTGTTAGGGAgttaaacaaataaacacagaaaaaatttcaaattgatgtgacaaggatttttaaattaaaaaaatgtaattcccTCTCTCTTGTCTGCCACTTACGGTCTGTCAtgttagtttgaaattttttttaggttcatttgtttggttcccTAGCATTTTCCTCTTATTTGAGTGTCCCAAATAGGAACCTTTTTTTTGGACATTCAAATGTCCCTAAACCATAGTTTTTTTAGTGACATAAGTGGTAAGCCCATCCATCCATTGGGCCTAATATGACGGGCCGAAACGGTGCTCTTAAGTCTTAACAACCGAAAGACCCAAAGCAAAGTGACGACTCACTGAGCAACAGTTGCGGAGCGCAAGGTTTTGCTGGGAGAGAAACCCCATAGACAAACATAGAGTGATCCAATGAAGCTTTTGCTCCAATCCCTCACTGGTTCATCCTCCTCCATTTCCCATTCCCAAGCTTcccattttttcaatttttcaattttttttatatttaaattatatatgtatatttttcaGGGCACTACAGGTCAGTGGCTCGAGTTCTGGGACGCCGGTACTTCGCGGCGTCCACCGAAGAATACGCCAAGCGAAACTACGCCAACAATGCCTCCGAGTACAACACTGTCGTCGGCGCCCTCACTGCCCAGAGAAGgtcaccgtttttttttttgttaacatcTTTTGCTGGGAACAAAAAGCTTCAATTGTTATAGTATATGACTCTGTGTGTGCGTGCCCCTCCTCTCTGTTTTTTTGTGTtggggtgtgtgtgtgtgataggCATTTCTTGTTGAGGGATGTGTACGATGACATGATGCTGGACGGGGTGCAGCCCACGAGGGACGTGTTCCACTCGCTGATAGTGGGGACATTGAAAGGCGCGCGCTTGGAGGATGGTTTCTACTTCAGGGACCAAATGAAAGCCATGGGTTTGCTTCCTGATGTATGTTTCTTTGTTCTTTACGATGGGTCGTGTGGTTTGTATGAATGATATTTACTTGAATTGGATGATTGAGGGTGTGTGGGATTTAGGtggtgataaaaaaaaatatggtatttGTAGATAACAAGTTGCTTAATTGTGATCCTTATTGAGGGATTGAAGAAACCCATTTGGTTTTTTTATGCGAATGTCGTGTTTGACTACTGATGTGAATGAGAAAATGAATTTGTAAGAGATTCggaaccttttctttttctgtttagAATCTTGGAAGAAGGAGAACTTGCCAATTTGATGTTTGTTTTGTACTATAGTTTCTCCTATATGACCCAAAGAATACGGGTTTTGGTTTATTAACTTTTGAATAGTAGCGTGAATTAGGTTGTTCATATTTGTGCTTTATTGGATCTGCTAGACTTTTGAGGGCATTGTGTTTGAAAATGATGTAGTGAATTACAAATGAGCTTATATAGTCAGTGTTAGGGTTTTGCCTGTgcttgttctctctctctctctctctctgaatgtGTGTGGAAGCAGGTCCCTGCATTCGCTTGTGCCAAATCATAAATCCTGTCATTTTTCAAGTTTCTTTTTCATGCAGGTGGGAAGACTTATGTTTGTAATGTTGTATTTATGGTAtgcttaaattttaatttttttccaagaacatataatttgttttaacTGCATGAAATCCCCCATTAATCCAGTAAATAAGTTGACCCATACTTTGTCTATGTgctttgttttctctctcttcgtGTCGCGGTTTCATATATGTGAGTCACACgttattaatcaatttttaattttaacaactGTGAATGCATGTTCATTTACGTTACAGGTTAATTTATACAACATTTTGATATCATTATGCGGGAAATGCAAAAACTCGGACCATGCAATCCAGGTATGTTGCAGCATCAACTTGTACTGAAGGccttatttcattttctttccattaGAAGTTTAATTAGGCCAATTTATTAATGAAGTTTGCTACTTGAATAATAGATGTTGGAGGAAATGAAGAAATCTGAAGTAAAGCCAAATGCGCAGACTTTTATCTGTTTACTCAATGCATGTGCAGCAGCAGGCCGATTAGATCGAGTGTATGCTACTTCTTGCTATGAGTTGTCTTATTAACCTATCTAGGTGCATTTTGacacaaaaatattcttaattataGTCTGCACTTTGGTGTGACAGGTATGCAATTGTCCGTGATATGACTGCTGCTGGTGTTGGGTTGAACAAGTTCTGCTATGCCGGACTTATAGCTGCACACAAGAACAAGACACCTGTAGCAGATGATTTCGCCACCAAAGTAGTTATCAAATATGTTTCTCTGCTCTAATTAGTTTATATTGTTCCATTTTTAGAGCTTCCTTAATAGTAAgcttttgtaggtcattgagtTTGTTGAGCGGTCTAAGGCGTTTTTAGCAGTTGATAATACAAGCGTCACTGCTGAAAATTTGATGATGGGCATTTCAGAAGAGGAGTTGTATAATTTACCCACTGCTGAATTTGTTCATAGGCGTGGGAATTTTTTAGTTAGACAACTAACGGTTTATCATGTTGCACTTCATGCTTGTGCAGACCTCAGGAATGTAGAGGTACTAGCTCACATCTCTGATTATGTCTTGATTGCACATGTTAAGAAAGACGGAAACCTTCTAGCTCCTATATGTGTGTGTCTGTTCTTGCATATTTGGATACTGACAATCTGAATTTCGTTTGACAAGGTAGGTTCCATTGTTTGTGATGATGAACCAATGCAAGGTCATTGATTTCTAGTGAGAGTTGTTGCTTTACTTATGGTTATACAGAATCTTTACTTGGGAAAGTCCAGTTGTGGAATTAGCTGAAACTTCACAGTGACATGTTACTTACCTAGACCTAGTTCAAACATTTATTACCATCATCAGCTTAGTTGACATTCTTGATGCTCTAGTATATGTTGAGCTTCTCCCCCCACCCCCCGCTTTTCACATATATCTTTTATTAatccataaaacaaaaaagaagatttttacATCATTTTGATAGGTGTAGTCATCATGGCTGCAAATGAGTTGGCTTAATCCTTCCTTTTTACTGAACAATATATTTTCACGACTTTCTGTTGCATGTTGTGTTCTATAGTTTGTATCTATAATTATATACAGTGACAAACAGAAACCCAGACAAACattgtagaattttttttaatgatgaatAAACTTTGTAGATTTGAAATGCTAGCATGGAATTCCTTGCttatcaataattaaattttctgTATAATTCTGGGCTTTGTGATTTATGATAACATGAAACTATAAtttcttaatttcatttttttctgttttgttgcTTTGGTATTGAagttttttagatttttttcttttcgttgaATGCTATATAAAGTAATTTTCTGATCATACATGTGTGTAATGATCGTGGCAGGTGATGGAGACTCTGTTGGAAATGCTAAAGAATGATGGAAAAACTCCTGATGTCTTCATCGTGATGCAAGTTATGAGGTAATAAAGTAATTATTGCTAAAATGAGCTGTGGACTTCCATAGATGCTGAAATACTTGTGGTTAATACTTGCATGTTTAAGTGAGGAAAAAGCTTTCTCTCAGAGTCTCAGTTTAGTTGATCTGTTCATTTTTATGCATGCGCCTTTTCTATATTGTTGTATTATTACTTCTGTGCAACCCTGGCATAAaagtggaaaatattttttttgataagtaagtcgctgattttattgagtaaaagtgaaaaatataagagaagaaaaactttgCATGTGAACTATTAGGAGATTCAGCTGTCCTAGATGCACAAACTCCAGCTAAAATGGTTTAGAATCTTAATTTGATCTGCTCAATATGGGTATCCTTGCCATGGAATATTTGGTGCAGAGCATTCTTCAATCTCTAACCCAATTCTGAGTTTACTGATATGATATTCTCTTGTTGGGTGCATTGgatgaattttgaaaaatgcaacAGTTCATATTCCTAAACTAGTCAATACAtataatgtgtgtgtgtgtgtgtgtgtgtgtcttaTTTGATTGTGTTAGGGTGTCCCTGATTCTTTTGAGTTAATTCAAATTGCTCAACATCTATGCTATGCTTCTAGGATGACAAAACTGGAGGAATATTAATTTTGGTCATTAATGTTAAAGAGTGGGTGGCTAGCTGCATACAGGTTGGTGGTTGCAGAAACTATGTGCTTTGGTCATCTTACCGCTTGCAACCAGCTATCTATACTACCCTTTATAGTTACGCTGTACTCCTAAAGTGACCAGTACATATAGTgttagtgtgtgtgtgtgtgagcacATGTCACATTAAGCTAGGGTATCCTTTAATCCATCTGAGCTTGAGTTGATCTAGATTGGACAATATTTATGCTATGCTCCATGGTAACAAGACtgagaaatttaattttggttatCAATGTGAAAGTGGACTTACCTGTAAGCTAACTGCCCTTCTGATAGTCTGGTGAAATTGGCCTCGCCCCCCAGTATGGTCTGCATACCTGATGGGCTTAGAGCATTTCTTTGAATGTATATGTTTGGTTCTCAAGAGGCCACTTGCACAGGCCAATTCTAACTTGATGAGGTTCCTCAAGACCTGCAGCACAGCCAAGAAAAAGCTGCTCATGGCTAAtcatttgcaaatttttttttgataagtaaaaaaaaaaaaaaaaaaaaaaaaaaaatttatctatcGCTTTATAGGTCCTTTGGTGTGTAGCCAAAATCTTAGTTCAGGTTCTTGCGTAGCTAATCATTTGCAAATTAGCTATCGCTTTATAGGTCCTTTGGTGTGTAGCCAAAATCTTAGTTCAGGTTCTTGTGTATCTGTACTGGAATATTATCTCTATTATAGGACTTTGCTTTTGGTGTTATGCTCTATCCACTTTGTTATCTTTGTATTTTGTGCTTGTCTATGTGTTCTAGTGCTAGAATTTGTgtggatggtttttttttttttggtgagggGAGTTGTGGGTTTCCCTGTGTGGGTGGTTGGGTCTAAGCACCAGAGGGTGCTCTTGATGTTGCTTTTATCATATGCTACTGTTCCTTTATTTTTGGCCATCTCATGGCAAATACATCTATATTGTCTTCAACTACCATTTATATGCAGGTGTTATCTACATTCTGGAGACATTGATCGTGGTCTTAAAACTTTTGAAGACTACATGAATTCAGGGAATCCTCCTTCGATAGAACTATATGTGGTAAGttttttaacaaattcaatTTCTGCTCTGTGCTATGACATATTCttctttacatttttaaatgttCTTGACAAAGATGAGGACACTGCTTGGTTTTAGACAACCTAACATCTAACATTTGATTGTTGATACTGCATTAAGTTGTCAGAGTTATTTGTGTGAAGACCACTTTTGTTTTCTAGATATAGAACACTACTTTTTAGAACATTGTCACCCTTTTGTAAATTTCCCCCATCCCCTGATTATTGGGTACAATGCGGAATTGTCTAGATGCCACAATGAATCTGCAATTGACCATTTCCTGgagtaaatatataatttagtaaCTTAATATTTTAATCTACATTGCATTTTCCCCGTCTGTTGCGATAATTTGGTTACTTGCATGTGAAAAGctgattttttatattttatgtattgTGCAAACAATTAGAGATGATCGTATGGAAGTTAAATCACTGTAACTTTTGTGGCTGTAGATACTTATCGAGGGAGCCATGGTTGGGTATACTCCCAAGGGACTGCAACTTGCTCAAGACACACTGGTTGGTTGAGTTAATGTTGCCTCTTAATTGAGTCCTGATTATGATCATTATCTTGGTCTTTATTATTCAATGTGTGTTTCCGTGCTCTGATGCAGGTAAATATGAATTCCAGGGGATTCTTCTTGAGCCAAAAAATGGGGAGTGATCTCCTCCTTGCAGCTTCTGGAGAAAAGGTTTGGAAATACtttgttaaattatttgattagaTCCCGCGGTTGGTTGTTAGGGAGAAGGAGGGATTGCATTCTTTGTCCTGGTTCTACGTATTCTCTATCATTCTTCCTAGCGTATATAGTTTGGTTTATACTGTATATTCTCCACTTAAACTAGTAATATTTCCCTGCAGACTGGTGGATATACGATTGCCAACTATATATGGGATATGATGCAAGCTCACAAGATTCCCCTCTTATTTCCTGCTGTGGAAGCATATTACAAGGGCTTAAGAGTGAGTTTCTTGCATAACAAATTTTAGTTTCTCGTCAGTGGTTTTTTCTGAGAACAGCCTTTTTACCCCCAAGTTTCAAAGAAATCAGAATAAGCCAAAAGAAGGCATAGACATCATTTCCTGTCATGTGTGTCGAGTAACACAATACGGACATAGATTGTTTTCAGCACAGCATGATTAGAAGTTGAAATGCTTCATAGTAGAAAACCAAATTATGTGCCTTGGTCTTCTGAAGGCATCATCATATAAACTATGTACGATTTGAGTTATGTGCATATTAATAATTGTTTCCCATTCTTTGCTTTTGGAATTCAGGACCGTGAGATACCCGAAGACGATCCACGACTGATACTTGTTTCTCGGACTTACGACAACCTTCGCCCAAGAGCCGGACGGCCTTAGTTGGATGATAAGAAAAGATGTCTTTAGGATTATTTCAGATGGAATGCAAGGAAACATTTGTGCTGACCCAACCTCTGCTGTATTAAGGATCATGTTGAATACGTTGAAATGTGGCTCTTTGAAATTGTTCTTTAGCTTCATACACCgatttgttcaaatttttgttAGAAGAGAGAGATGTTTCAATGACATGATCTCGATTTCTAATCTCTTATATTTAATAAGAAAACGTGTGCATAGAGCCCATATAAAGTTTTACTATGACCAGATTGTATTCATTGGCCAAATATGGGTtccattaccttttttttttttatttgtaattttttaatatattttttaatctagTGCTCAATAGCTCTTAGAAGTTAGATCAACCcttgttaagaaaataaaaaaggctaTGCTAAATCAACTTTGTAAGATATTTGTGGAATGTTTATGTGATATCATTCTTCTCTTAAGTTAGGTCTTTTAAAAAGGGAGTATTACTATTTACACTTATTTATCACTCTCATTTCATACTTACGAGTGTTTTAAGTGTTATCTCATGCTagctacttataaaaaataaaaaatagtaaaacgTTTGACAAGCTTGGTTGGGCTACTAGGAGTTGTGAAAGTTAGAAGTTACACAACATCAACATATGTGGAATGAGATAAATAGTTGTGAAAGTACtattactcattaaaaaaatgttgctaAGGTACTATAACTTTAACTACAAGTTCCTCACAAAGTGATATGAGGTGACTTTTAGCACATTAACATGTCAATTGGACAATTAAATTTACCtgtcaaattttattatttaattgcgctatttgtttcatattctcttataaatttaataagttTTACATATTTGACccatattctcttataaatttaatagctcaatcattagatttgtgagatctaccattgacttatatagagtccacataagtccacaaattttatggttgattgtaagagaatatgggtcaaatattaaaaaaaatattaactacaTGCAACTCATATGGAAGCCATGTAAATATGTAACGAGGATGTTGGGAAGCcacctttttttaaaagagataTTATGGGGCGTTTGTTAAACGGGTTTGTTCCAATATTACTtatttcactatttcattttttaaacatttttttactttttacatcacatcaatcactttttattactattttttttttaaaaaatcactataaaataaaattttttctttttttcataccaaaaaTTGCctacttttgaatttttttttttaaaaaaaaacatttattattattttttatatcaattaatttttgctatGGACGAAAACCCTTTAACAAACTCACCCAAGATAGTTCTACAACATTTGCCCTGTCCTTCGGGACATCCGATACAACATTTGCCCTACCTCTGCCCAATTTCACTCCTACgtggcattaaaaaaaaaaaaaaaaaaaacagaaacctaattctctctccctctcccgctgctctccctccctcgctcctGTCTCTATCACTCCGGCGCAAGCCTTCGGGCCACCGGCGAAGAAGAaggctctctctcctccaccggcGAAGAAGAAGGCTTTTCATCCGAATCATTTGAGGTTTTCTTTTTATCTAATTTTGCTTTGCAAAATCTTGGGGTGTTCGAAGGATTTGGGTACTTCTTTAGTCTGCTAGCCTTGGTTTGTCTTTTGATTTGGGTATtttatccaaaaagaaaatcacaaatcCCAGAAcacaaaaacagagagagattCTTTCAAGAGCAACTGAATCACATACTTGAACTCGGCATCAAAAGCTTGACACCCAGTTCGAATTTTGCTTTGCAAGTTATATAATGCTGCTTTTCAAAATCTAGGGCTGTTTAAGTACATCTCTTTCTATCCATTAATGTAATCTAGAGTTTCTTTTATGGTATTTCTCCATATGAATGTTTCCCAGTACATGCTTTCCTCGTTCTCAGTAACATATGAATGTcaacatggttttttttttttttgtctttttctcatAGGTCGGTCAGATAAAAAATCCCCAGTTTAGGGATCGATGGATGGgtgatttgggttttttattttagggatCTTATTAGTTTAGTTTTGAAGGGAGATAAGATTGGTATTTTTGATTGGTTCATTTTTAGATTAATCCACAATATGTTCCACGTAATGTAGATGCCAATGATTCTGATGTGGAAGTAAAAAGTGATGATGAGAGGTTATTACTCTTGGCCGATACATCTAACTATAGTCTACTTTTGATCACTGAGTTGTTTCAAGTAATTAAGTTTGGATGTGCTAAGAAGGGAGGGGGAATGACATTGCAAAATTATTGGTTCCTACTTTCTTTGAGCAATACGTATAGTTTGAGAAagttctttttaaaattgtattcaTATGTTTTACTTCAATCGCAACCCGTTTTCCTATTGACTGAATTGCTCATTTGTGTTTTTAGCATATGCAATGATATACCCTTCGGATTCATCActattttttaatgtgttttatATGTGTTAGTGATGAAAgcgatgatgatgaggatgacgAAGTAGCTCTGATACTTGAGCTTGAGCAAATAAGGAAGGAAAGAGCTGAGGAGAAGCTATGAATGGTGAGTTTCAGGGGTTTCTCTATTCTCGTTTGGGCTCTGCTTGTTGGAGCCCATGAACTAACCATGTATAATATGGTTGTGAGGATGTTATTTGCTGGCCGGTTAAAAGTCATTGCTGTTTTCTGGTGTCATACTCAAACTCCTTACATCACTAAGAGTATGGGAGTTATTTTGTTTAGAAAGGGATGAGTACACGTTGCAGTggatttcttctaaattttaagGAAGCAGAGCTTCTTTGGGGAAACCCACTGATCAATAATCCAACATCTTTTAATGTGAAAAGAAGGTCAGTGGCTGGAAGATCGAATTTTGTGATCTAATGTAGGAACTTTCAGATTGGCTCATTTGGGATGTTGTTTTTACTTCCAAGCCTTCCTCTTTTCCCATCGTAACTTTTAGATAGAATAAACAAAGCCGACAAACCCAATTTTGCTTTGCTTGCCACCTGCTCGATCAATCGCCCCATTGTAAAAAAGAAGTTCCTTTGGACCTAGCTTATAAGCAAACACTTCAAGCTCAATTTGTTTGGTAGCACTAAGATCCTTTGTTGAAAACTGTTAGTATTGAttaatttttggggaaaattaCTCTAGGGTTGGCTTACTAGTCCTTATTTGTGGTGGGGGTGACCAAGATGCCTCACTTAATTGTCAAAGTAGAACAACCTCCCACAGAGCCTTCCTCTCTCTATCTTGTTGGGACCGCTCTTATCATTTTGATTAGACCATAGAGGGGACAGAGGTTTAGGAAGTAGCAATTCTCAACTCAAACTTCTCCTGTTTTCTTATAGAATCAATACTATTTTCTCTTGGATAATCTAAATTAAAGTATTTTCTTACTATGTTGTTTTCTAGAGCTGCACTTGGCATATG
This window of the Corylus avellana chromosome ca5, CavTom2PMs-1.0 genome carries:
- the LOC132182672 gene encoding pentatricopeptide repeat-containing protein At4g35850, mitochondrial; its protein translation is MKLLLQSLTGHYRSVARVLGRRYFAASTEEYAKRNYANNASEYNTVVGALTAQRRHFLLRDVYDDMMLDGVQPTRDVFHSLIVGTLKGARLEDGFYFRDQMKAMGLLPDVNLYNILISLCGKCKNSDHAIQMLEEMKKSEVKPNAQTFICLLNACAAAGRLDRVYAIVRDMTAAGVGLNKFCYAGLIAAHKNKTPVADDFATKVIEFVERSKAFLAVDNTSVTAENLMMGISEEELYNLPTAEFVHRRGNFLVRQLTVYHVALHACADLRNVEVMETLLEMLKNDGKTPDVFIVMQVMRCYLHSGDIDRGLKTFEDYMNSGNPPSIELYVILIEGAMVGYTPKGLQLAQDTLVNMNSRGFFLSQKMGSDLLLAASGEKTGGYTIANYIWDMMQAHKIPLLFPAVEAYYKGLRDREIPEDDPRLILVSRTYDNLRPRAGRP